Sequence from the Chroogloeocystis siderophila 5.2 s.c.1 genome:
TACAAGCAAAGTTTCTATCAAAATTTGTATTGCGAGTGTAAAAATTAGTCCAATTCGCTGTTAATCGTTCTAAAAATTCCTCGGTTGGAGTTCGCGTGAGTGGCTGTTGATGTAAATTAAAGTCACCTCGGATATACAGAGGTAAATTAGTAACAAAAGTTAAGCCTTTTTCTGCTTCTCGGTAATTCTCGTCACGCGATAAATTACTACCATTACTTAACCGAATTCCATTCGGACGACGCGTTGAATCGAGGATAAAATCATTGGGGCTAAGTAATTTCGCTTCGGTGCTTTGATCGCTTCTATCTGCTAATGCATCATCACGACTTGCATAAATAATGCCACTATTGGGTAATAAATATTCTTGCGGGTTTCTTTCGTTACCAATTTCTGTTTCTGCAAGTAAACCCAAATCAATATCAGTGACGCGAATTTCTAGCGGTTGGCGTTTTTCTAGTTCTAAGTCGTAGTTACTTGGTGATTTATCTTTATCAATAGCTTTGATTTCTCTAGCATCTAGAAAAGTAGCTTCTTTGATTGCGCCATGCGGCACGATCGGATTGCTAACAGGAGAAAGACTATCATCTAATATTCTAATTGCACAAATTGCCGTATCTATTGCTGAATTATCCGCTAGCGATCGCGTGCGATTATCATCAATTTTAGCTAAAGCATCGCGCAGGGGTTGATTAACAACGCGCCCATTCGGAAAAATGAGACTTGCTTGAAAATTAAGTTGTTCACGAAATTGATTAACTGCCGCTTCTCGACCACCGATATCATTATACGGAGACGGATAAACAACTCCATTATTCGATCTGCCATTTGCAGGCTGCGCGCCATTGATCGCACCGCTAACATCGGGTAAATCTTCTTGGTTTCTGGCAGTCGTTGCCGTTGTAGGATCGTAGTAGCTACTAATACACGCTGTCGGAGTTCTTTCGATATAATCTGTGCCGGTGTAGCTTGAATCTATATAATGATAAACTGCGGTAGCGCGCATCTGAAGATCGCCTTTTTTACTCTCTTCAGCATCACCCGTCATCGGTAGTGTATCAGACCAAACAACAATGTTACGATTAGCACTAAAAGAGCGCGTTCTAAATAGCGGCGGTTGGATGACACCTTCTTCTAGTTCGGGTTCTGGTAGAAAAGAAGCAGCGCGATCGTAAATTCCTGCTCCTGTGATAATCCGTAAACCACCTGCGCCTGTTAAAGTTGTAGTAAGTTGCTGTGCGGCTGCATTTTCCCAAAATCCATTGCGTTCAATGATTCTTCTATCAGGAAGCGGTAGAGTTTGAGTTGTACGATAACGCGGTTGAGTATTTGGGTTACTCCAATTGACGCCGTTATCAAACAACTGCTTTTCATTAAAGCCTAAAAAGAAGTTTCCTGCCTTTTTCCAAAACGTGGGAAGATTATTACCTACAGCAATACGATCGCCTACGAAACTTTCTTTTCCTTCTTGCTGCTGTTTTTCTGGTTGCGTCTGCGGTAAGTTGTACTGATTGAGCGTTAATCGGGTATTTACTGGTGTTGGTTCGCGCCATGCGGATGGTGGTTCAATCGTATCAGGAGTGAATACACTCGGATCAATTCCATCATCATCAAAATCGTATCGCTCTAAAGCCGCACGGCGATTGCTTGTCGCCACTTCCGCGTAAGGTACGCGCCGCGTCAGATTTTTCAAATACGTCTCGATTTGTTCGCTTAAGACTTCCCAAGCATTAAAACTACTTCCACGCTGATTGTTATTATCTGCGATCGCGGCGTTAAAGCCTGCTTTAACTTCTGGTGGATATTGTCTAACAGCTGCAACACTTTCTACAGTTGGGGGAATTTCATCAATTGTGTTGCGGCGTTCAAAATTCGGGTGGTATGACAACGCTGTTTGCTTCATCAAAGCAATTCGATGATTATAAGCTGCATCGTTATAACTAATTTGCGCCCCGCCTGTCGTTGTTGTCGATTTAATATTGCGATCAAGTGCGGCTGTTATCGGATTATTGCCAAATCCATTAAATAAGTCAATATTTACGGCTGTGCGATCGCCTGTATCTGCTGCGTTACCTAACCCAACATTTCCCCCAACGGTTATTTTGCCGTTTTCTTCGTTGTAAAAGCAAGAATATCGACTACTAACTTGATAAAACTGCGTCGTTGCGTTATTTTGACTACCGACTAATAAATTGCCATTTGTCGCAATTCTGCCATTCAACCGAAATGTCGAATCAGGAGTAATTTCTAAGTCGTTTTGAAACAGCGCCGCATAATTTCTCAACGGTGTGCGACTGCGATCTTGCTGAAATTCTAACGCATAAAAGCTGCGATTTCCGCGATAAGCTTCATAATTATTATCATTAGGTGGATTCGCGATCGGGACAGTTGCCGTGTAAACAAAGAAACTTTTACTCAGTTTTTCGCCAGCTTGATACCATCCAGAGTCACCTAGCGGGCGATCGCTATTACTAAAGACATGTTCACATTCTCTCCCTAATGCTTCACTTTGCATTGGTGGCGTTCGTGCTTGCAAAGAATTTCTTGCTTCTTCTGTAGTATTACTACGAAAATAAATGCCATATAGCGTATAGCTATCAAATTTACCGTTACTGTCGGTATCAACCGGAAATTTCCAAGCGGTTGTTAAGGTATTATTGGGATTATTGTTGCGAGAACTATTATCCTGCGCAAGCTTTAACCGAGTTTCGTCACCGAGAGTATAATTGTTGCGGTTCAGGGCGTTTTCGAGTTCAGCATCAGTAGGTGTAACTTGTGGTAAAGTTTGATCGAGCAACAAAGCATCAATTTTTGCTTTAGCGCGATCGAGCGCAGGAGTCGCAGCATTCAGTGCAGCTTCACTTACTCTAAGATTACTTGCAGTCCGCGATCGATCGAAGGATCGTACCAAAATCGCAGTTGTCAGCAGCACAATTACCAACGATACCATTGCCACAGTTGGCAAAACGAATCCTGATGTTGAAGAATTCTGCCGTATCACAATCAGGCTTTGTAGCAGCCATTGTCTTTGCGGTTGCCCATGCTTTAATTGACTTAAAATGGCACTGCTGTATTTACCAGTTGACATAACTGCTTCCTTGCCACAAACTGAAATATTCTACCGCTGAATTTAAAATCAGGTTTGTTGTAAAGGTGATTTGGTGTGCTGAGCTTTACATCGAACAGTATAAATTGGTGCTTGAGAAAATCACAGTTATTGTAGCGTTTAACAAGGAACGACCGTGAGCGCGATCGCATTTATACAAAATCTTTACACAGTATTTTTACTCAATACTACAATCGGCACTAGCACCGGATAGCCTAAACTATCTTTGTGATTAGAGATACATACAACGTACAGTAAAGTTACGAGTACAACTCTTATAGCTATTTTTAATCTACAAACCCAACTCTAGAACAAATTGACGAAGCAACTGCTGTAGAGGTTACACTTTTTGAACTCTTTAGCGAGACAGAGAAAACAATTCCAGAATTAAATGAAATTCGCAACATTAGATAACGAGCCGACATATATTATTCTCGGTTTTCTGTGACTCTGCGGCGCATTTATAAGTCCCAACCTGCGGCTGCTAATGCTACCCTAGATTTACTGACTTTGTTTATTGAGCAAGCGCAAGCTGCTGTTGATGCAATCAACGCAAGCCTTCAAGATATCAAAAATAATTAGAATTTACTATGAATAGTCAACTAAAAGTACCTAACTTAGAGACAAAAGTAAAGTCAGTTTCCAAGTTAACAGTCGTAATGTTGGTGACAGAAAGCTTAAAAGCGAATGCATGTGTAATCGAGTGCTGGTTTTGGAATGTTAACCCTACAGCAGCTAATGCCAAGCAATTTCCTGGTTGGCTCTATCGTTTACCTTTTACTCAAGTTTAAAGCTGTTAGTGGATGTTGCAAAGTTAAGAAGACAGACGTTTTCAAAATTTCAATATTAGTAACGCTAAGCTTTTACCTCCTACCCTCTACCTTTGTTGTATTTGTTAAGACTATAATAGGGGTTTAAAAATCAGTCCAACTTGTCCCATCACCTTTTCAGTAAAAGGTCGCTGTTGCCATTGAGTGTAAGTTAAGCATTCGCTATTAGCTAAGGCATCTTCAAAAAAGTTGTCTATGTTTGCAATCAATTCTGGCTTTTGCGTGGAAATATTTAACTCGTCATTATGAAAGTAACTGCGTGGGTCAAAGTTCGCACTGCCAGTACTTACCCAGCCGCTATCAACAAGTGCTAGCTTAGCGTGCATCATACTCGGTTGGTACTCACAAATTTGGATTCCTGCTGCTAGCAATTCTTCGTAGTTCTCACGCGCCGCATAACGCACAATAGGCTTGTCATTTCTACCACTCATTGTTAGTACGCGCACATCTACTCCATTCTGTTTTGCTTGAATAAGCGCCTGACGAGTATTAGTTTCTGGAAGAAAGTAAGGGCTGCCAATCCAGATACGCTGTTTAGCACCTAAGAAGCTTATCTGAAACAGCAATCTTATTGTAGATTCACTTAAGGTAGAAGTGTCATTAGTTACAAACAGTGGTTCGCCTTCATTCGGCTTGGCGGGAATTGTCCCAGGTCCTAGGTTGAGTTCTCCCCCTGTATATGCCCAGTTTTGAAAAAAGTTACCCTCTAATAAACTCGCTACTTGTCCTTCGTAGCTGACTTCAAATTCTAACCAAGGTGCAGAATCGCCAATATCAGGATCGCCATCCCAATCATCTGAAACTCCTGCACCACCAATCAATACTTGTTGGCTATCGATAATCAAAAGTTTGCGGTGTGTCCGTGAGTTGTATTTTAATGGCGATCGCCAATCAAATTGCCGGAAAAATCGTACTTCTACACCTGCATCGCGTAACCGCTGCCAATATTCATCAGGAAGCGAATCAGTTCCAAAGTCATCAATTAACATTTGAACTTCGACGCCTGCTTGCGCGCGTTCGATTAAAGCCGCAGCAAATTCGTCTGCACGACGACCAGGAGTCATAAAATAGGTTTCAAACCGTATCGAGCGTTGCGCACTTTGGATAGCCGCGTTGCGTGCGGCATAAATATCGTCTACATTCCTCCAGAAGCCCGTCATACGACCATAAGTAGGTAACGCATTGGTTAAACTCACAACCGACAGCGGAAAGCGCGGATCTTCAATGCTGGGACTTGCAGTAATGTTATACTCTGGCTCTGGACGAAATACCCCACGCAGATAAAGAAAGAAAAATACAAGTAAAGTTACTCCCCCAACACCTCCAACCAGCCAGGTGAGTAAATTTTTT
This genomic interval carries:
- the hpsA gene encoding hormogonium polysaccharide biosynthesis protein HpsA, whose product is MSTGKYSSAILSQLKHGQPQRQWLLQSLIVIRQNSSTSGFVLPTVAMVSLVIVLLTTAILVRSFDRSRTASNLRVSEAALNAATPALDRAKAKIDALLLDQTLPQVTPTDAELENALNRNNYTLGDETRLKLAQDNSSRNNNPNNTLTTAWKFPVDTDSNGKFDSYTLYGIYFRSNTTEEARNSLQARTPPMQSEALGRECEHVFSNSDRPLGDSGWYQAGEKLSKSFFVYTATVPIANPPNDNNYEAYRGNRSFYALEFQQDRSRTPLRNYAALFQNDLEITPDSTFRLNGRIATNGNLLVGSQNNATTQFYQVSSRYSCFYNEENGKITVGGNVGLGNAADTGDRTAVNIDLFNGFGNNPITAALDRNIKSTTTTGGAQISYNDAAYNHRIALMKQTALSYHPNFERRNTIDEIPPTVESVAAVRQYPPEVKAGFNAAIADNNNQRGSSFNAWEVLSEQIETYLKNLTRRVPYAEVATSNRRAALERYDFDDDGIDPSVFTPDTIEPPSAWREPTPVNTRLTLNQYNLPQTQPEKQQQEGKESFVGDRIAVGNNLPTFWKKAGNFFLGFNEKQLFDNGVNWSNPNTQPRYRTTQTLPLPDRRIIERNGFWENAAAQQLTTTLTGAGGLRIITGAGIYDRAASFLPEPELEEGVIQPPLFRTRSFSANRNIVVWSDTLPMTGDAEESKKGDLQMRATAVYHYIDSSYTGTDYIERTPTACISSYYDPTTATTARNQEDLPDVSGAINGAQPANGRSNNGVVYPSPYNDIGGREAAVNQFREQLNFQASLIFPNGRVVNQPLRDALAKIDDNRTRSLADNSAIDTAICAIRILDDSLSPVSNPIVPHGAIKEATFLDAREIKAIDKDKSPSNYDLELEKRQPLEIRVTDIDLGLLAETEIGNERNPQEYLLPNSGIIYASRDDALADRSDQSTEAKLLSPNDFILDSTRRPNGIRLSNGSNLSRDENYREAEKGLTFVTNLPLYIRGDFNLHQQPLTRTPTEEFLERLTANWTNFYTRNTNFDRNFACRKGQPGCRNNGDQWRPATVVSDAITVLSNSFIDGFRSDGDYDLNNHIGNSVATQLKKNGFVDNSFATSVNRQTDTRNRNSYLNNGITPVQRRTNFPEYVMEMCRKVPVSECKPNDWVVGYDGNKDVKAASLPENAKADRLMSGTTARPALNPEDRRYPRRIAFQRNELGTLELSDFQNTSTPIPLGINSADEVDFFPYNTYNSKRPKSVDNALWFRTTSDPARPDSAPSYQSNQPLAYTPNTQLISPSTPDIGAVSLNLPENKPLSSYTICTTSGKYSKQYEFESGEALQVLPSECRTDVRNQIQTVYQDLRNLNPDTNVTDDIVKAAQQGNFEAGRDTIITANDSKPINIVDIDVERIPTNNINPTTIRFVGNENSIFVIRNTTGQLQFGTGGKDHHGVNIELVGVVPNNIFWVINGNLIFNQVADDKRHSLAGTFLNNGVGIPVLKNVEITGRLLGFQDLPQKGENFTERSKITAITSDEQPLLIPVLQIHSPNGSPGGSNLDRGSADLQDVWLQTPENDITVNAVFVSGNSPSRPGEEPAGLQNFVRLLENWRNRTLNIKGSFIQLHRSTYATAPFAPILGSKSSANDGSLSIFDYSFTQYRTNNGQFIGTLPYFATPNRQWSFDVALLSQSPDLFAQKFTQPLGNATSEFIREVNRDDPWIETLLCAAEGSGNNYTYTVDESDRPQSCPPLNAYQDTQTNVTP
- a CDS encoding phospholipase D-like domain-containing protein — encoded protein: MAKKNLLTWLVGGVGGVTLLVFFFLYLRGVFRPEPEYNITASPSIEDPRFPLSVVSLTNALPTYGRMTGFWRNVDDIYAARNAAIQSAQRSIRFETYFMTPGRRADEFAAALIERAQAGVEVQMLIDDFGTDSLPDEYWQRLRDAGVEVRFFRQFDWRSPLKYNSRTHRKLLIIDSQQVLIGGAGVSDDWDGDPDIGDSAPWLEFEVSYEGQVASLLEGNFFQNWAYTGGELNLGPGTIPAKPNEGEPLFVTNDTSTLSESTIRLLFQISFLGAKQRIWIGSPYFLPETNTRQALIQAKQNGVDVRVLTMSGRNDKPIVRYAARENYEELLAAGIQICEYQPSMMHAKLALVDSGWVSTGSANFDPRSYFHNDELNISTQKPELIANIDNFFEDALANSECLTYTQWQQRPFTEKVMGQVGLIFKPLL